A region from the Wolbachia endosymbiont (group A) of Rhinocyllus conicus genome encodes:
- a CDS encoding WG repeat-containing protein: MQNMQHEKTFDQLIKDNFKSIKISPCESFHELLGNPLYENRFIKVGKFHEPGLAPVYDQTGAYHINVRGEAVYHNRFLKTFGFYFNRAAVEDDTGCYHIDPSGCRVYKQSYQWIGNYQEDACVVRRHDKCFHINLNGNRIYQEEYDYVGDFKDGIAVVYKDSKATHINHHGKLVHNKWYKKLNVFHKGYSIAEDQHGWFHIDINGDPVYQQRFKMVEAFYNGMAKVETFEGVLGQIDITGNVKFSIFDLGKESQVHRISAELSAFWKTYLTSVAIELDLLNILPATTPVLSKKLNIIVPNLERLLRALWEIGFIDYDKDKDLWQLSSKGKCFKGIPFLPKAATMWARVAAEKNWLNIADILKQKSISSFESFKEREASENKKIAFYQALLGYSRFDTKEFNSRINIDDAKNILLFGVHSLFLAYSDIHNKGSIGLYNEHKVPRQLVENLKVKLITQEELSVTNYELGVFCRFLQHYDDDKVLSYLKLVKGISRILLIETILDYRSPTGGSVDINVMVETGGKLRTLSDWEKILKQVKGFKIFAVVPLTDYLSVIDVRY; this comes from the coding sequence ATGCAAAACATGCAACATGAGAAAACCTTTGATCAATTAATCAAAGATAATTTTAAATCTATTAAAATTTCACCGTGTGAGAGCTTTCACGAGTTGCTAGGAAATCCTTTATATGAAAATAGGTTTATAAAGGTTGGTAAATTTCATGAGCCCGGTCTTGCACCGGTTTATGATCAGACAGGTGCTTATCATATCAATGTAAGAGGAGAAGCAGTTTATCATAATAGATTTCTGAAAACTTTTGGATTCTACTTTAATAGAGCAGCCGTAGAAGATGATACAGGGTGTTACCATATTGATCCATCTGGATGTAGAGTATACAAACAGTCTTATCAATGGATTGGAAATTATCAGGAAGATGCTTGTGTAGTTAGAAGACATGATAAATGTTTTCATATTAATTTAAATGGCAACAGAATTTATCAGGAGGAATATGATTATGTTGGAGATTTTAAGGATGGTATCGCTGTAGTCTATAAGGATAGTAAAGCTACACATATTAATCATCATGGAAAGTTAGTACATAATAAATGGTATAAAAAACTTAATGTTTTTCATAAAGGGTATTCTATTGCAGAAGATCAACATGGTTGGTTTCATATAGATATTAATGGTGATCCTGTTTACCAGCAGAGATTTAAAATGGTAGAAGCATTTTATAATGGGATGGCAAAAGTTGAAACTTTTGAAGGTGTGTTAGGACAAATCGATATTACCGGAAATGTAAAGTTTAGTATTTTTGATTTAGGTAAAGAATCTCAAGTGCATAGGATTTCTGCAGAACTTTCAGCCTTTTGGAAAACTTACCTAACAAGCGTTGCTATTGAACTTGATTTGTTAAATATTTTACCTGCAACTACGCCAGTTTTATCTAAAAAGTTAAACATTATCGTACCAAATCTAGAAAGGCTGTTAAGGGCGTTGTGGGAAATAGGGTTTATTGATTACGATAAGGACAAGGACTTATGGCAACTATCATCAAAAGGTAAGTGTTTTAAGGGAATACCATTTTTGCCAAAAGCAGCAACGATGTGGGCAAGAGTTGCCGCTGAAAAGAATTGGTTAAATATTGCCGATATACTAAAACAGAAGTCAATCTCTTCATTTGAATCTTTTAAGGAAAGAGAAGCATCAGAAAATAAGAAAATAGCGTTTTACCAAGCATTGCTAGGATATTCTAGGTTTGATACTAAAGAGTTTAATTCTAGAATTAATATAGATGATGCTAAGAATATATTGCTATTTGGTGTACACTCTTTATTTCTTGCTTATTCTGATATACACAATAAAGGTTCTATAGGCCTATATAACGAACATAAAGTACCAAGACAGTTAGTAGAAAATTTAAAAGTCAAACTTATAACTCAGGAAGAACTATCAGTTACAAATTATGAATTAGGTGTCTTTTGCCGCTTTCTACAGCACTATGATGATGATAAAGTATTGTCTTATTTAAAATTGGTCAAAGGAATATCTCGTATTTTATTGATAGAAACTATTTTAGATTACCGCTCTCCAACTGGAGGCTCTGTAGATATTAATGTAATGGTTGAAACAGGAGGTAAACTAAGAACATTAAGCGATTGGGAAAAAATATTAAAACAAGTAAAAGGATTCAAAATTTTTGCTGTTGTGCCTTTAACAGATTACTTATCAGTCATTGATGTCAGGTATTAA
- a CDS encoding glycosyltransferase: MKILKVIHGYPPYYSAGSEVYSQTLAHELANNNEVQVFTRYENSFLPDFYYTTVLDSSDSRILLHLINIPTAKYRYKFINEEVDIQFKRVIDNFQPDLIHFGHLNHLSITLPEIAFKDNIPTIFTLHDFWLMCPRGRFIQRNSEDLLRLCDGQKDQKCATQCYKGYFTGDKEFLNLDINYWEQWVATRMKHTRKIIDYIDYFISPSKFLMDKFTQDFYVPINKISYLDYGFDLNRLKNRNRAQEKEFIFGYIGTHTPEKGVNLLLKAFSHLSSKAKLRIWGAAREETKALKAIADQFSPVVKERIEWMGSYDNKNIVTDVFNKVDAIVIPSIWGENSPLVIHEAQQLRIPVITADYGGMAEYVRDGLLFKHRDASSLSEKMQVLSTNQELYNKLTQKGYPYTENGNIPSISEHTEKLNKIYRNAIEKKGKSVAVKPGPWRITFDTNPDYCNFACIMCECFSPYSKVKEEKKAKGIKPKILSIETIRKVIKEAAGTPLREIIPSTMGEPLMYKSFDEIINLCHEFGLKLNLTTNGSFPIKGARKWAELLVPILSDVKISWNGATKETHERIMKGSKWEVVTENLKTFLEVRDKYFSDTGERCTVTLQLTFLESNLHELYDIVKMAIKNGIDRVKGHHLWAHFEEIKDLSMRRDELAISRWNTEVRRLYELRDNILLPNGKKIKLENFTILSQEGIKDLAPGGQCPFLGKEAWINNEGKFSPCCAPDELRKTLGNFGNVNEVKLEEIWQSSEYLSLQKNYLNYKLCKTCNMRKPLIN, from the coding sequence ATGAAAATATTAAAAGTTATTCATGGTTACCCTCCTTATTATAGTGCTGGTTCAGAGGTTTATAGCCAAACTCTTGCTCATGAACTAGCAAATAACAATGAGGTACAAGTATTTACTAGGTATGAAAATAGCTTTTTACCTGATTTTTATTACACTACAGTCCTAGATAGTAGTGACTCTCGAATCTTACTGCATTTAATTAATATACCCACAGCTAAATATCGTTACAAATTTATCAATGAAGAAGTAGATATACAATTTAAAAGAGTAATAGATAACTTTCAGCCAGATCTTATACATTTTGGTCATCTTAATCATCTATCAATTACTTTACCAGAAATTGCTTTTAAAGACAATATACCTACAATTTTTACGCTACATGACTTTTGGTTAATGTGTCCAAGAGGAAGGTTTATTCAACGCAATTCTGAAGATTTGTTACGGCTTTGTGATGGACAAAAGGATCAAAAATGTGCAACCCAATGTTACAAAGGATATTTTACAGGAGATAAAGAATTCCTGAATTTAGACATAAATTATTGGGAACAATGGGTTGCAACTAGAATGAAGCACACAAGGAAAATAATAGACTATATAGATTACTTTATTTCCCCATCGAAATTCTTGATGGATAAATTTACTCAGGATTTTTATGTTCCGATAAACAAAATTTCTTATCTTGATTATGGTTTTGATCTCAATCGTCTTAAGAATAGAAATAGAGCACAAGAAAAAGAGTTTATTTTCGGTTATATTGGTACTCATACTCCCGAAAAAGGTGTTAATCTATTATTGAAAGCTTTTTCTCACTTATCATCTAAAGCAAAACTTAGAATTTGGGGAGCAGCAAGAGAAGAAACTAAAGCTTTAAAAGCGATTGCCGATCAGTTTTCACCTGTTGTTAAAGAAAGAATAGAATGGATGGGAAGTTATGATAATAAGAATATAGTTACTGACGTATTTAATAAAGTCGATGCAATAGTCATTCCTTCAATTTGGGGTGAAAATTCACCGTTAGTAATACATGAAGCACAGCAACTTAGAATACCAGTTATAACAGCCGATTATGGTGGCATGGCAGAATATGTAAGAGATGGACTATTATTTAAGCACAGAGATGCAAGTAGTTTGTCAGAAAAAATGCAAGTCCTATCTACAAATCAGGAGTTATACAATAAACTTACCCAAAAAGGCTATCCTTATACTGAAAATGGAAATATACCTTCTATAAGTGAGCATACTGAAAAACTTAACAAGATTTACCGTAATGCTATTGAAAAGAAAGGCAAATCAGTAGCTGTTAAACCCGGTCCTTGGAGAATTACTTTTGATACTAATCCAGATTACTGCAATTTTGCTTGTATAATGTGCGAATGTTTTTCACCATACAGCAAAGTTAAAGAAGAAAAGAAAGCTAAAGGAATAAAACCTAAGATACTGTCGATAGAAACTATCAGAAAAGTAATTAAGGAAGCAGCTGGCACACCTTTAAGGGAAATCATTCCTTCTACTATGGGTGAGCCTTTAATGTATAAAAGCTTTGATGAAATAATCAATTTGTGCCATGAGTTCGGCCTTAAGCTTAACCTCACAACCAATGGTTCTTTTCCTATTAAAGGAGCTAGAAAATGGGCTGAACTATTGGTACCAATTTTATCTGATGTTAAGATTTCCTGGAATGGGGCAACTAAAGAAACTCATGAAAGAATCATGAAAGGTTCAAAATGGGAAGTAGTGACAGAAAATTTAAAAACTTTCCTTGAAGTTAGAGATAAATACTTTAGCGATACAGGTGAAAGGTGTACCGTTACTTTACAATTAACATTTTTGGAAAGTAATTTACATGAACTCTATGACATAGTTAAGATGGCCATAAAAAACGGCATAGATAGAGTTAAAGGACATCATCTTTGGGCACATTTTGAGGAAATTAAGGATCTATCTATGAGAAGAGATGAGTTAGCAATTAGTAGATGGAACACGGAGGTGAGAAGGTTATACGAACTTAGAGATAATATTCTATTGCCAAATGGTAAAAAGATAAAATTGGAAAATTTCACAATCCTTTCTCAAGAAGGTATTAAGGATTTGGCTCCAGGTGGTCAATGCCCATTTTTAGGTAAAGAAGCATGGATAAACAATGAAGGAAAGTTTAGTCCTTGCTGTGCTCCAGATGAACTCCGTAAGACATTAGGAAATTTTGGTAATGTTAATGAGGTTAAACTCGAGGAAATATGGCAGAGTAGTGAGTACCTAAGCTTACAAAAGAATTATTTAAATTACAAATTATGCAAAACATGCAACATGAGAAAACCTTTGATCAATTAA